Sequence from the Megalops cyprinoides isolate fMegCyp1 chromosome 4, fMegCyp1.pri, whole genome shotgun sequence genome:
CAGCTCCATACAATAAGTTATTTTTGCATAATCAAAAAAGTTAAAGTATAAAGTAtaagttaaagttaaagttaaaatatTATAAGAGGATGTTAAGCTCAGTTTTACAAcctatgaaaatgaaagatgatGCCTTAATGCAGCATGGCTGTTTTTATCACTCCTGCATGCAGACAGCTCGGCCTGCACTGGCCTCACAGCATAGCTTTTCTGCCTCCTGGTGTTTAAACTTATACTTACAGTGCAGAGTACTGAGcttggaaatatttattttgaaggcTTCTAAGAGAGAAATAACAGAAACAGGTATGACTTAGTGCAAAGGAGTAACAGCAACATTTTTTAGTTACAAAGCAATCAATCTTTCAGTTTCCatggctgttttaaaatgtcctgttatgtttttgtgttttaactttCAGCAACATTTATACACTTAGAAAGTATACACTTctcttttctgttatttatccAATGTACCTGTGTCACCCCAGTGTCCTCTTAAGAGATCAGATATTGGATCCCCGGTGTTGAGGACTGTAATCAAGGCCATTCTGGCAATACTGTATCTCTCAGCTGTGTCTAAACTGAGTTTCTGATTCACAGTGTGCACAGGTGACAGCTCTGTTTCATTCTCATTACCTGGAATGCTCTATGCTTTCACATGAGAACAATAGACCTTAACGCTAACCCTGGCAGCTGCAGTTTATGGCTacatttaaatgccacaaatgttaaaaaaggagAAGGTTTCAAATTCAGGTCAGACGCCAGGGGGTTGTCTCGATACTGAAAGCTCAAGCCAAAAGTTATACATTTCAGGTTCTGCTCTTGgatcaaataaataacatgacTGAGAGCGGTGAACCCCATTACTGACCGAAATGAAAGTTTGTCATACAGGCAACAGATCTCTTTCAAATGTGTTCATGCGGTTATACAGAACTGTGGTTGTTCttctgcagtctttttttttcacccagcaCACAGTGGGGGACATTTCCTCTTCAGACTCGTCAAACAGGTTCTGCTACATACATACAGGACTGGAAGACATGGGAGAGACGTTCAAACAGTGTAAACAccaattcacaaaatgaaattactcATGTTCCTAATTCAATCTAATAGCTACAgcacttttttaaatataaacatgacCACGGATTGGGTATGCTGACATAATTAAACATATAGTGTGAAAAATCCAAAAagcataatttttttaataCCTTTACTCATGATGGCTGTATAAACGCCACCTAAAGCAAATAAACTGAATTAGCCACATAAAGAGCTTGTATCATGAGTTCTATAGTACAACTAACAGTGCTTATCATACAACATTTTCGTTGGCAAAGGGTTAGGTTAgcagataaatgaaataaatctaAAATCTCTTTACATTccaatgtttgttttcactcaGGTCTAATCATCCCTCTGTCGTCCTCTCTTGAACATTTACCTTTGCCCTCTCGGTTGTGGGAAAGGTGCCTCACAATAGCACCCCGCCCCTTGGCTGCTGTATTGACTTTCAGCTTCAGTGGTCTACTTTACTCCTGTTGGTCTTTTGTCCTTATACAAAGACAGGTATTTCATTAATCGCCGGGGCCTCACCTTCATATGCAAATCAATGGATGTGGGGGAAGGTGGCTTAGCAGCAGACTGGCTCCTCTAGTTCCTAACCCCTGACATGAGTGGTACTGTATATTACTCCTGGAGTTTAGGTGGCCAAAACTGTAATACCTGCTTGCCTACATAACTGTTAGTCCCGTGACATACTGTGTGTAACAGGAAAAGTGTAGTAATGTGGCATGTGGATCCAGGTTTCTGGAGTGATGTCATGCGTTAGGAGAGGTGATTTCATCTGCATTTCTCTGGAAGGAACCGACAATATGCGAGACGAAACCTCACCTGAATTCCAGCGTAATGTTTGGTGGAGGGTAGAGTGCTGAAACCGGTTTGACCAAGTTACCCCCAGTTTCACATTTTACCTACATACCTCTCCCTGTGAATGGTTGCTAACCTAGCCTGCTTTAGAAGTGGTGAACAACCTGACAgcattatttcatcatttttacaattatcTGCATCTtgctttgtaaatgaaaacttAACCTGATTTTATATATCTATAAAGTAATAGCGACGTGTGATACTTAAACAGATACTGACCGCTCATCTCTTTATTTAATTGatgttgggggaaaaatgttacatgtttaaTGCTATTCTCTGTCAAATCTTCATTAGTCTTTAATAAAGCATTCTGAAAATTATGTTGGCTCCTCTCCTGGGAATGTGGGGTGGAGAGTGACACTCCACCCACCCCCTGAGGTGACAAATAGTTGGAATTGCATGCTTCTCCAAACTGACGATTTTACTTACAGAGAAGACCAAAGGTAGCTGGGATTCATGCAAACGGCAaatttacactgtacataaaCATTACACAGAACTGTGGATGAATTGACCTAATTTACTACATTCTGATGACCCTGTTGTAAAATAGTgcaataacaaatacatttacatctgTTGATTGATTTACCATGCCTAGAGTTAAAGCTGTCAGACTGATGTCCAATGATTATGTTACCTTGTTGATCAGTGcaacccttctctctctgataCGGACAGGGAGTTCAGATTAAGAGGACAGATAGTCTAGTTCTGTACTGTTTTGGGTTAAAGATTATCACAGTTTTCATGGgttttaaaatcttaaatttggacctgtacagacacagaaaatgcatagAAATGCCAAAATTGTAAAGGAACTCAACTgttggtatttttttaaaaattaggtCAAACCTTGTATATTGTTATTTGGGAACAAATGTTAGAAGGCATAATTGTATAATTCTTAACAATTTCAACAGTCAATTCCTCTGGAACAGCAACcacacaatatttacaaagcaGAAAGACGTCATTCACATGTCTGCCTTTTCCATATCAGATAGCATcactaatgaaaaacaatgcagaGACGCATAACAAGTTTGGTCACGTCAGAGCAAAGCCAAACCTGCTATCTGCCCAGAAACCGGGCTGTAAAATAGAAACTAGTGAGCCACACACTTATACACCATAGAGGAAAAGACTAAAAATAGACAAACCTGTATTTGTGTCACTTCCCCCTAACAATTGCTCTAATGTTGTCACTGCAACATTAATGCATAACAGAATGTGTCTTAAGAAAGGGCTTGAAAAACATTGTGgtaattcattttattgaaaaaatactttcagctttataataatgcaaaacttaaaacaccacatttcaaaatttaaataagCTTAAAACTTATTTACAAACTTATAACAATGCTGGcattataaacacaaaacattaaattacaaagtacaaaaaaagacagcaagacTATGAACTGCTTAGCaaagaatattaaataaaacatctgcCATTTAGCAGTgcaacaaaaacatgttcacTGGCAAAGCAAAGCCCTGGGTCCTTATGAGGCGAGTGGGTTGCcattgcaattttttaaaataaaaaaatgtggaatTCAACATTCACTTTTATGATACAGAACTCCATTCTCTCACAGTTATTTGTGCCTGTGACCTTTAGACATTTAGATGGGGGGTTACTGATAAAACTAAGCATGAAAAACACCCATGCGGGTAACCACTGTTCCACGCCCCCCTGTATTCTACTGGAGTTAATGGCATTCTTCCGCAAACACAATGCAGGAAGTGAAACACCTCCCACGCGTTGCAAGTCGTTTGGCAGCGTCGCTGTCGGCCCAAAGGGAGCCCGACCTTCCCCTACCCTCTGATCAGCAGGTGCTGGTCTGCGTGTTGCTCTCAGAGGTGTAGACCTGGCTCTTCTTGGAGTACTTCATGGAGCTGAAGGACACCCTCATCCTCTCCACGGTCCGGTTGCTCCGACAGAGCAGAGTGTTCTTCACGTTGTCCCGGAAGTCCTCCGACACGTAGTAGTAGATGAACGGGTCCAGGCAGCTGTTGAGGCTGGCCAGGCAGAGCGTGGTGATGTAGAAGCTGTAGCCGTTGTTGGCGATGCCCTGTTTCACCAGGGCGTAGTGGACGATGAGCATGACGTTGCTGGGCACGAAGCACACCAGGAAGGTGACGAGGACGGTGACGATCAGCAGGATGGCCTTGCGGCGTTTCTGCCCCACGCCGTTGTCCGAAATGGAGTCCCCCAGCGTGCGGAGCAGGCAGATGTAGGCCACGATGATCACGAGGGACGGGACCAGGAACGCGAACACGGCCATGAAAATGAAGTAGAAGAAGGGGTACTTCACGTCGGGGAAGGGGTCGTTGGGGTCGGTGATGATGTTGACGTCGTGGCAAGTGGTGATGCCCAGGTTGCCTATCTTGGCCGTCTGATCGTAGAGGTACAAGGGGGTGGTGCTCAGCCAGATAAAGACCCAGATGGCGATTGAGACACCGGTGGCGATTAGATTGTTCTTCCTCTGCTGCGACAGAGGGTGGGCGATGACCCAGTACCGCTGCACACTGAGGCAGGCAATGAACAGGATAGAGCAGTACATATTGCCATAGAAAAACCCAACCAGTACTTTGCAGAGCCCTTCTCCAAAGATCCAGTTATTCCCGTTAAAATGGTAAGCGATCTTCAGCGGAATCCAGACGACGAAGAGCAGGTCAGAGATGGCCAGGTTGGCCATGTAGATAGCGGCTGGGTGCTTCTTCTTGGTTCTGAAGAGGAAAACCCAAATTGCCATGGCATTGGCAGGCAAAccaacgacaacaacaacaatgtagACTATGGGGAGGAAGACCGTCGTCAAACCACTCTTTAAGGCTTCAGCAGTCACACTGTCCACTTCAGTGTTATCTTCATTCTCCGGATCTTTGTAGCCAATGAATCCTCGTGCCTTTcctaacaaaaacataaaacattaacatttcaggCTTTGCAAAGAAGACAGATTCATAGCATAAGCTCAGGGAGCTTATGTGGTTTACCATACAAAGCTGTTCACCACAACATGTTTTTAGTTCTTGCCCAACAAGTAACACCACAACAGATTGAACATTCGTGCATTTATTAACTACACTGCTTTAAAAATTCTTTTGCAAAACAGTATCGTTTATTTCCTAAGAATTATTGACGTGGTCTTAAATTACTCGTGAACTGTTTGTCAGATCCCCGCATGAATTGTTACACCAGCGCCAACGTTTACTATCGCGCTATTCCTGCTTGCTGTGCGATGATGTTCAAACACAACTTTCCACATCCAACCGTGTGATTAAGAATCTTTAATTTAATTGTAAGAATCCCCAGGTCCGAAAAGCGACTTCCCCCTGATTCCTAGAAAAAGATAATACTGCCAGTGTCATCTGTAGCTAGACGGAAATCTTACCTGCTCGAGCACCTGTTATTAGGGCAGAAGACAGGAATATCAGTAATTGCACCGTGCGTGTTGAATCCATTGTAAATACGGTGGTGTATTGCTCCTTTTCGGTCGACGTTCGTCCAAACGTCGAGGGAAGTGAACAACTTTTTATTGTCGCCGCTACTCAAATACTGCCCTGCTGACTGGAACTGCAGGGCACGCCCTCCGCCATAAGAGGTTGGGTTACCTGCGCAACGTCACACCTATGTGTTCTCGACAGTATCTTGACTGCGGTTTCATGTTTACAGGAGCGACAGCGATCTGACTTGGGCGTGAGTAAGAGCTGATCTAGCACCAGATTCCCCTACCACAACTCTGATCGTTACCGTTGTAAGACGCATGGCAAAACTGCTCCTACGTCATCACTTGGAGCGATTTGCACAGTTAACCAGGAAGTTTTTTTACAAGTCTATTTATAACAAGGACACCCAAACAATTCCTCGTATGCTgtcattgtttatttctttgaaaGCCTGCTTGGTTTGCATCATGGAAAAATTAACTGTCAGAATTTTCAAAACGATTGGCTATCGTTGGAAATATATTCTTAGAGTAAGTATGTTGGTTAGGAAGTTTGTTAACAAGGCTAGATTTGTCAATCACGTGGTCAGTATTGGTGAAATTTATAAATTGAGTCAAAttaaagaatttatttatttaagttgGGGTGGGAGGTGGGCAGGTTTCTGCTGATTTGCAGTTTGTGTCTCTTAATAACAGAAATACTTTATTGATATAATAATATTGTGtgcatattaatataattaatatattaatctGCACATAAGCATAAAGAGTCTCAGCTTTTCTCAGAATTTGATGCTACAGTATTATAAAGGGGTGTTTATTATATCGTAGTTTAAAATTCAACAGGTGAGTGGTGAAAGAAAAGGTGTGTGCTCAGTTCATGTTATTATTAACAAGGACTCGAATATTTAACGAACGTCACAGACATGGATTACAAAAATGTTGTATGTTTGCATGAATACCCAAAACAACATGCTAAAATGTTGTTTACTAATCACTTTAGTAAGTAAACCTCAAAGTTTACTGAGTTCATAACTGATATCTGGTGTTTGTAACGTTGGTTTATCAATACAGCTCTTGTATGTGTGACAGTCTGGAGAACTCTTCTCGATCGATATTTTCACTTCCTGTTATATTTTTGTGGTCAAAGATTCTCTAGAGTAACACAATTTACAATTACTAAACAATAAATATACTTTATAGCCGTAAATGCTGTAATcgcagctgaatatttcatcagtttttttttaaaacaagagaTACTTTTACACAAGAGGTCATAGACAAACCAGCAAGGAATGCTAcccagagagagaacaagaatTTGGTCAATGTTTGACACTGTATGCAAGTCATGCTGCGTGTTTATATGACCTTGTAGACCGTAAAGTCTGCATTTATTAGCAGTTGTATCAGAATATTGCTCTTTCATGCATTTCCCCAGAAATAAGATGAAtgatatatacatttgtatgttcACTGCAAATATTATCGGCCATTTTAGCAACATTTCACATCAAATCTACCACCGTTTGAGCAGATTTAATTAGATTAGTTGGTGTTTTAATTGACTGAGGAAACTGTTTGGATTAGCGCTGCTCTCAGAACTTCGGTCATCTTCAGTACCACATTATGATCAAATGTGTGgcagaagaggaaagaggaagcaaTCAGTCACAGCTCAGTTGACGTGATGTTGgcacatttgtttgctttgtggaAACCCTTCTTGTAAGCAAAATTTACATTGattgcatttaacaaaacaaagtgGACACATATTACTattcatttatctgtttattg
This genomic interval carries:
- the LOC118776744 gene encoding proteinase-activated receptor 2-like gives rise to the protein MDSTRTVQLLIFLSSALITGARAGKARGFIGYKDPENEDNTEVDSVTAEALKSGLTTVFLPIVYIVVVVVGLPANAMAIWVFLFRTKKKHPAAIYMANLAISDLLFVVWIPLKIAYHFNGNNWIFGEGLCKVLVGFFYGNMYCSILFIACLSVQRYWVIAHPLSQQRKNNLIATGVSIAIWVFIWLSTTPLYLYDQTAKIGNLGITTCHDVNIITDPNDPFPDVKYPFFYFIFMAVFAFLVPSLVIIVAYICLLRTLGDSISDNGVGQKRRKAILLIVTVLVTFLVCFVPSNVMLIVHYALVKQGIANNGYSFYITTLCLASLNSCLDPFIYYYVSEDFRDNVKNTLLCRSNRTVERMRVSFSSMKYSKKSQVYTSESNTQTSTC